A genomic stretch from Petrimonas mucosa includes:
- a CDS encoding L-threonylcarbamoyladenylate synthase: MIVKIYNENPNPREIERVVSILRDGGILIYPTDTIYGMGCDALNVRAVEKICDLKGINPQKSNLSIICNDLSAISEYAKVDTPTFKLMKRNLPGPFTFILPTTSSLPKIYKNKKTVGIRVPDNPIIREIARALGNPILNTSVKDEEEEIEYITDPELIHEKWSDIAEIVIDGGLGGIEPSTVIDCTSDEPVIVRQGKGVLNL, from the coding sequence ATGATAGTAAAGATTTATAATGAGAATCCCAATCCACGGGAAATTGAGAGAGTGGTTTCCATTCTCCGTGACGGCGGCATCCTGATCTACCCAACCGATACAATTTACGGTATGGGGTGTGATGCCTTGAATGTACGCGCAGTGGAAAAGATCTGTGACCTGAAAGGGATCAATCCCCAGAAGAGCAACCTCTCAATCATCTGCAACGACCTGAGTGCCATTAGCGAATACGCCAAGGTGGATACCCCCACTTTCAAACTGATGAAGCGCAACTTGCCGGGGCCCTTTACTTTTATCCTCCCTACCACATCATCACTTCCCAAGATCTACAAGAACAAGAAGACGGTAGGTATCCGCGTACCCGACAACCCGATCATCCGCGAAATCGCGCGGGCGCTCGGTAACCCTATCCTCAACACCTCAGTGAAAGATGAAGAGGAGGAGATTGAATATATTACCGATCCCGAACTGATCCATGAAAAATGGAGCGACATTGCGGAGATTGTCATCGATGGCGGATTAGGAGGTATTGAACCCTCTACCGTCATTGACTGCACTTCAGATGAACCGGTAATTGTCCGCCAGGGGAAAGGAGTGTTAAATCTTTAA
- a CDS encoding enoyl-ACP reductase FabI, whose protein sequence is MNHNLLKGKRGIIFGALNEQSIAWKVAERAVEEGATITLSNTPVAVRMGDTNKLGEKLNAEILPADATNVEDLEMVFSKSIEILGGKIDFVLHSIGMSPNVRKKRTYDDLDYDLFNKTLDISAISFHKMLQVARKLDAIQRGGSILALSYIAAQRVFYGYNDMADAKALLESITRSFGYIYGRDKGVRVNTISQSPTMTTAGSGVKGMSDLMDFSERMAPLGNADADDCADYCVVMFSDLTRKVTMQNLYNDGGFSGMGMSLRAMKQYSNGLDESTTE, encoded by the coding sequence ATGAATCACAACTTATTAAAAGGCAAGAGAGGCATTATCTTCGGTGCGTTAAACGAGCAGTCGATTGCCTGGAAAGTGGCTGAACGGGCTGTGGAGGAGGGAGCAACCATAACGTTGTCGAATACTCCGGTTGCCGTACGGATGGGAGATACAAACAAGCTAGGAGAAAAACTCAATGCTGAGATCCTTCCCGCAGATGCCACCAACGTGGAAGACCTGGAGATGGTTTTTTCCAAATCAATCGAGATATTGGGTGGAAAAATTGATTTTGTTCTGCACTCCATAGGAATGTCTCCCAACGTGCGTAAAAAACGCACATATGATGATCTTGATTACGACCTGTTTAATAAAACGCTGGATATTTCGGCCATCTCCTTCCACAAGATGCTACAGGTAGCCCGCAAGCTCGATGCTATTCAGCGCGGTGGCTCAATCTTGGCCCTGTCGTACATTGCTGCGCAACGTGTATTTTACGGCTATAACGATATGGCCGATGCGAAAGCTTTGCTGGAGTCGATAACACGAAGTTTTGGTTATATTTACGGTCGAGACAAGGGGGTACGCGTAAATACCATTTCGCAGTCGCCTACCATGACAACGGCCGGAAGCGGTGTGAAAGGAATGTCAGACCTGATGGACTTCTCCGAAAGGATGGCACCTCTCGGGAACGCGGATGCCGACGACTGTGCCGATTATTGCGTGGTGATGTTTTCTGACCTTACCCGTAAAGTTACCATGCAAAACCTCTACAACGACGGAGGATTCTCTGGAATGGGCATGAGTCTCAGGGCAATGAAGCAATATAGTAACGGTCTGGACGAAAGCACGACTGAATAG
- a CDS encoding MBL fold metallo-hydrolase, with translation MTVTYIFHSCYLLEFDGFSILFDFYKDGKRDDGTFWVSDYLLGKPDDLYVFCSHSHPDHYNPEILRWGITKSNVKYIFSKEVMNNSEITVYQNIAFLDKFETYEDNRIRVQAFGSTDTGGSFVVDVSGKRYFHAGDLNNWHWNEEVPFLESTGYENSYLCQLELLAEKVDQVYLAMFPVDPRLGKDYMRGAEQFVNRIATDYFLPMHFGENYEKANAFSRYARLQNCTFLPVYKKGQSYKL, from the coding sequence ATGACAGTTACTTATATTTTTCACAGTTGTTATCTGCTCGAGTTTGACGGGTTCTCGATTCTGTTCGATTTCTACAAGGATGGGAAAAGGGATGACGGCACTTTCTGGGTAAGTGATTATCTGCTTGGAAAACCCGACGACCTCTATGTGTTCTGCTCCCATTCACACCCCGACCACTACAATCCGGAAATTTTAAGATGGGGTATAACGAAGTCGAACGTGAAGTATATATTTTCGAAAGAGGTGATGAATAACAGTGAAATCACTGTTTATCAGAATATTGCCTTTCTCGACAAATTTGAAACCTATGAAGATAACCGGATTAGGGTTCAGGCTTTCGGATCGACCGATACCGGAGGCTCCTTTGTGGTGGATGTTTCGGGTAAGCGTTATTTTCACGCTGGTGACCTCAACAACTGGCACTGGAACGAAGAAGTCCCCTTTCTTGAGTCCACGGGTTATGAAAATAGTTATCTTTGTCAGCTGGAACTCCTCGCTGAAAAGGTGGATCAGGTGTATCTGGCGATGTTTCCAGTGGATCCACGGTTGGGAAAGGATTACATGCGGGGGGCCGAACAGTTTGTCAACAGGATAGCGACCGATTATTTTCTGCCGATGCACTTTGGAGAGAATTATGAAAAAGCCAATGCTTTCAGTCGTTATGCCCGCTTGCAGAACTGCACCTTCCTTCCCGTGTACAAAAAGGGACAGTCGTATAAGCTGTAG
- a CDS encoding 4-hydroxy-3-methylbut-2-en-1-yl diphosphate synthase: MDYFNYHRRPTIDVRIGNITLGGNHPVVVQTMTNTNTLDTEGSVAQCERIIAAGADLIRLTTQGVREAENLRNIHRQLREKGYTTPLSADIHFNPRAAHVAATVAEKVRINPGNFVDKQKTFAVLEYSDEEYRQELEKIRSKVVPFLQICKEHGTAVRIGVNHGSLSDRIMTRFGDTPEGMVESCMEYLRIALDEGFTDIVISMKASNTLLMTKAVRLLVDRMDKEDIHFPLHLGVTEAGDGEDGRMKSAVGIGALLSDGLGDTVRVSLSEDPEAEVPVARKIVNYVAQREGHEPIKGELYPGFSPFSTDKRETRAVRNIGGGFVPVVISDRSAITDMSINPHFIPDYIYVGSNLPANFPKGMKSIVDFPNWEDRIDNFPMFTTENISAIGECNAAVKFLQLSYPQLTDDIVQVLKKSEKVVVILQTTHLNGVGEQRAFFHKLLIEQCDVPVVIQRSYSEDMAEDLQVKAGVDFGTILLDGFGNGIMISNSGNIGIAQLDSYAFGILQAARVRTSKTEFISCPSCGRTLFDLQTTVALVKKHFSHLKHLKIGVMGCIVNGPGEMADADYGYVGAEHGKISLYRKRELVEKNIPQEEAVEHLIQLIKDNGDWIEPEAN; encoded by the coding sequence ATGGATTATTTCAATTATCATCGCCGTCCAACAATCGATGTGCGTATCGGAAACATTACCTTGGGAGGTAACCACCCGGTTGTTGTACAAACAATGACAAACACAAACACGCTCGATACCGAAGGTAGCGTGGCTCAATGCGAGCGGATTATTGCAGCGGGCGCCGATCTGATCCGGCTCACTACACAGGGTGTAAGGGAGGCTGAGAATCTGCGGAACATCCACCGACAACTGAGAGAGAAGGGATATACCACGCCGTTGTCGGCAGATATCCATTTCAATCCGCGTGCGGCACATGTGGCGGCCACAGTAGCGGAGAAAGTGCGGATCAACCCGGGTAACTTTGTCGACAAGCAGAAAACCTTTGCCGTGCTGGAATATAGCGACGAGGAGTATAGACAGGAGCTGGAAAAGATCAGGTCCAAAGTGGTCCCTTTTCTGCAGATCTGCAAGGAGCACGGTACGGCAGTTCGGATAGGTGTAAATCATGGTTCACTCTCCGACCGTATCATGACCCGTTTTGGTGATACCCCCGAAGGTATGGTGGAATCCTGTATGGAGTACTTGCGTATAGCTTTGGATGAGGGTTTTACCGATATTGTCATATCGATGAAGGCCTCCAATACGTTACTGATGACCAAGGCGGTCCGCTTGCTGGTAGACAGGATGGATAAGGAGGATATCCATTTTCCGTTGCATCTTGGTGTGACCGAGGCGGGCGACGGTGAAGATGGCAGGATGAAGTCGGCCGTAGGGATAGGGGCGTTGCTCTCGGATGGTTTGGGAGATACCGTCAGGGTATCGCTGAGCGAAGATCCTGAAGCGGAGGTTCCGGTTGCCCGAAAAATTGTGAATTACGTTGCACAAAGGGAGGGGCATGAACCCATTAAGGGAGAGCTCTATCCAGGCTTTTCGCCATTCTCCACAGACAAGCGGGAGACGCGTGCAGTTAGAAACATTGGCGGAGGATTTGTGCCGGTAGTAATTTCAGACCGGAGCGCAATAACCGACATGTCGATCAATCCTCATTTTATTCCCGATTATATCTACGTGGGGAGTAATCTCCCCGCCAACTTTCCCAAAGGGATGAAGTCGATCGTCGATTTTCCAAATTGGGAAGATCGGATTGATAACTTCCCGATGTTCACAACCGAAAACATTTCTGCTATCGGAGAGTGTAATGCGGCTGTCAAGTTCTTACAACTCTCCTATCCGCAACTGACCGATGATATTGTACAGGTGCTAAAAAAGAGCGAGAAGGTGGTTGTTATCCTTCAGACCACTCATCTGAATGGCGTAGGTGAACAGCGGGCATTTTTCCATAAACTGCTTATTGAGCAGTGTGACGTACCGGTAGTTATCCAGCGCAGTTACTCGGAAGATATGGCAGAGGATCTCCAGGTTAAAGCGGGTGTCGACTTTGGAACCATACTGCTTGACGGTTTCGGAAATGGAATCATGATCTCGAATTCAGGAAATATCGGGATCGCTCAACTCGACTCCTATGCTTTCGGTATTCTTCAGGCAGCCCGTGTCCGTACCAGCAAAACGGAGTTTATCTCATGTCCCAGTTGTGGTCGCACGCTGTTTGACCTGCAGACGACAGTTGCGTTGGTAAAAAAACATTTCTCACATCTGAAGCACCTGAAAATTGGTGTGATGGGGTGTATTGTTAATGGTCCGGGCGAAATGGCCGATGCCGATTACGGTTATGTGGGTGCGGAGCATGGGAAGATTTCACTCTACAGAAAGAGAGAGCTGGTTGAGAAAAATATTCCCCAAGAAGAGGCTGTGGAGCACCTTATCCAGTTGATCAAGGATAACGGGGACTGGATAGAGCCTGAGGCAAATTAA
- the dusB gene encoding tRNA dihydrouridine synthase DusB — MKIGNITFPSRYPVFLAPMEDVTDIGFRLLCKQFGADMVYTEFVSSDALIRHVKKTKEKLTICEEERPVAIQIYGNDPDSMVEAAKICEEANPDAIDINFGCPAKKVAGRGAGSGMMKTPGLMLEITEKVVKAVNLPVTVKTRLGWDEDSKIIVALAEQLQDCGIAALTIHGRTRAQKYTGEADWSLIGEVKNNPRMHIPIIGNGDLITPQDCKRRFDETGVDAVMIGRASYGQPWIFSDVKHYLETGEMAPKHPFTWYLDVLKQQVLQSVERLDERRGILHIRRHLAGTPIFKGIPDFKATRIALLRAETLDELFAIMDEIPEKYGLH; from the coding sequence ATGAAAATAGGCAATATAACATTTCCATCGCGGTATCCTGTATTTCTCGCACCGATGGAGGATGTTACCGATATCGGCTTCCGGCTGCTTTGCAAGCAGTTTGGGGCTGATATGGTATATACCGAGTTCGTGTCGAGCGATGCATTGATCCGTCATGTGAAGAAGACCAAAGAGAAACTGACCATATGTGAAGAGGAGCGCCCCGTGGCCATCCAGATCTACGGAAATGATCCCGACTCGATGGTTGAGGCGGCCAAGATCTGTGAAGAGGCGAATCCTGATGCAATCGATATCAATTTTGGATGTCCCGCCAAAAAGGTTGCAGGTAGGGGTGCCGGTTCGGGAATGATGAAAACTCCCGGGTTGATGCTCGAGATCACAGAGAAAGTGGTGAAGGCGGTCAACCTGCCCGTAACTGTAAAGACCCGATTGGGCTGGGACGAGGATTCCAAGATCATCGTCGCGTTGGCAGAACAATTACAGGATTGCGGAATCGCCGCACTCACCATTCACGGCAGGACGCGTGCGCAGAAATATACTGGGGAGGCCGACTGGTCACTGATAGGTGAGGTGAAGAATAACCCCAGGATGCATATTCCCATTATTGGGAACGGCGATCTGATTACGCCGCAGGATTGCAAGCGCCGTTTCGACGAAACCGGTGTGGATGCGGTGATGATCGGACGGGCCAGCTACGGGCAGCCCTGGATCTTCAGCGATGTGAAGCACTATCTCGAGACGGGAGAGATGGCACCCAAACACCCATTCACCTGGTATCTTGACGTGTTGAAACAGCAAGTGTTGCAGAGTGTGGAGCGATTGGATGAGCGGCGCGGCATCCTTCACATCCGCCGGCATCTGGCCGGAACACCCATCTTCAAGGGTATTCCCGATTTTAAAGCAACCCGGATCGCCTTGCTCCGGGCCGAGACCCTGGATGAACTGTTTGCCATCATGGATGAGATTCCAGAAAAGTATGGGCTGCATTAA
- a CDS encoding alpha-L-fucosidase, with translation MKQKFTLFLLFATILANAQQKPSQQWLDQKYSMFIHFGLYSVYGGVYNGQPVRRGYSEQIQSHGGIFSDWYANTAREFNPVEWNPDEIVKLAKDAGMRSIVFTSKHHDGFCMYHSRYTRYNIVDATPYKRDLMKELADACRRGGIEFSVYYSLIDWNFPHAYPISSHNADPLTEEHYRFNLKQVEEIMTNYGDISEIWFDMGSLTPEQSRGLYELVNRLQPQCMISGRLGNDYVDFAVMADNEYPDYKLEVPWQTAASIFHETWGYRSWQKRGEVKPKVEEKISSLVKVICRGGNYLLNIGPRGDGSVVKFERDVLQGVGKWVKQNAEAIYGTKATPFDKPFAWGNVTMKGNDLFAFVEDLPASQQIELQRVTGKVSEVRLLASGELCNFSQKGGVIKVELPKKSSEEFIPVIRIRFENGFTVTPSIIVTGNRLSPQNAVPLFGHSSLNYYGGYKSLIGYDWKVSRSKGKVFPKLLYTDSERGRSIDIEIDGRRQHIVLDGSNPTTVKLEKSRVKWGNLYRKPGKGVFGYVEEEGLPLVNVGAAGSGWKPVIGFRYGEIYTEAIQLRESILFLQEIESEKEQTIAVELGSGNGVYVLLNGAYITAHLSPQKVKYGKEVLLLPLRKGLNQLIIKQYNGYEEELAYSLQPLDEWTIYSLQLPETRITQSVSVRAADAESKVAPLRMNNLMIIR, from the coding sequence ATGAAACAGAAGTTTACTCTTTTTTTGTTGTTTGCCACGATTTTGGCGAACGCACAGCAAAAACCGTCGCAGCAGTGGCTCGACCAGAAATATTCGATGTTTATTCACTTTGGACTCTATTCCGTGTACGGAGGAGTCTATAACGGGCAACCGGTACGTCGGGGCTACAGCGAACAGATCCAGTCGCATGGGGGGATATTCAGTGACTGGTATGCAAATACCGCCCGGGAATTTAATCCGGTTGAGTGGAATCCGGATGAGATTGTAAAACTTGCGAAAGATGCGGGCATGCGCTCCATTGTTTTTACATCCAAGCATCACGACGGGTTTTGTATGTATCACTCACGGTATACCCGCTACAATATAGTGGATGCCACACCCTATAAGCGAGATCTGATGAAGGAGCTGGCTGATGCCTGTCGTCGCGGTGGAATCGAATTTTCTGTCTATTACTCCCTGATCGACTGGAATTTCCCGCATGCTTACCCGATCTCGAGCCACAACGCCGATCCGCTAACCGAGGAGCACTATCGATTCAACCTGAAACAGGTGGAGGAGATCATGACCAACTATGGCGACATTTCTGAGATCTGGTTCGACATGGGTTCACTCACACCTGAACAGAGCCGGGGATTGTATGAACTGGTAAACCGCCTGCAGCCTCAATGTATGATCAGCGGACGGTTGGGGAACGATTATGTCGATTTTGCAGTGATGGCCGATAACGAATATCCAGATTACAAGCTGGAGGTGCCGTGGCAGACTGCAGCTTCCATCTTTCATGAAACATGGGGATATCGTTCATGGCAGAAACGCGGTGAAGTTAAGCCGAAAGTGGAGGAGAAAATCTCCAGTCTGGTTAAGGTGATCTGTCGCGGCGGGAACTACCTGCTCAACATAGGACCGAGAGGTGACGGTTCGGTAGTGAAGTTCGAACGGGATGTGCTGCAAGGTGTCGGGAAGTGGGTCAAACAAAATGCTGAAGCCATTTACGGAACCAAGGCAACTCCCTTCGATAAGCCTTTTGCCTGGGGAAATGTAACCATGAAGGGAAATGACCTGTTTGCTTTTGTGGAAGATCTTCCTGCCTCGCAACAGATAGAGTTGCAGAGAGTCACCGGAAAGGTGAGTGAGGTAAGGTTGCTGGCATCGGGCGAACTCTGCAATTTTTCTCAAAAGGGGGGTGTTATTAAGGTAGAACTGCCGAAAAAGAGTTCCGAAGAGTTTATTCCGGTTATCAGAATCCGGTTTGAAAATGGATTTACTGTTACTCCCTCCATTATTGTAACAGGCAACCGATTGTCGCCCCAAAACGCAGTGCCGCTGTTCGGACATTCCAGCTTGAACTATTACGGCGGATACAAGAGCTTGATCGGTTACGATTGGAAGGTATCCCGAAGTAAAGGGAAGGTCTTCCCAAAACTGCTCTATACTGATAGCGAACGGGGGCGCAGCATCGATATCGAGATTGATGGAAGAAGGCAGCATATCGTGCTTGACGGTTCCAATCCTACAACTGTGAAATTGGAAAAGAGCAGGGTGAAGTGGGGCAATCTCTATCGGAAACCCGGAAAAGGTGTATTTGGCTATGTGGAAGAGGAGGGATTGCCACTGGTGAACGTAGGAGCAGCCGGTTCGGGCTGGAAACCGGTTATCGGTTTCCGGTATGGTGAAATCTATACCGAGGCGATTCAGCTCCGGGAGAGCATTCTCTTCCTGCAAGAGATCGAGTCGGAGAAAGAGCAGACAATAGCAGTGGAGTTAGGCAGCGGTAACGGCGTGTATGTACTGCTCAATGGGGCGTACATCACTGCACATCTATCGCCCCAAAAGGTGAAATATGGAAAAGAGGTCTTGCTGCTTCCGCTACGGAAAGGATTGAACCAATTGATCATAAAGCAATATAACGGATATGAGGAGGAATTGGCATACAGTTTGCAGCCCCTCGACGAGTGGACAATCTACTCTCTCCAGCTACCGGAAACAAGGATAACCCAATCGGTTTCCGTGCGTGCCGCAGATGCGGAATCGAAAGTGGCTCCACTGAGAATGAATAATTTAATGATAATTAGATGA
- a CDS encoding VOC family protein, with the protein MEIKSKFDHYNINVFDLQKSIEFYNKALGLKEVRRKEASDGSFILVYLGDGETGFTLELTWLRDWDRPYNMGDNEQHLCVRVAGDYDQIRAYHKEMGCVCYENESMGLYFIVDPDGYWVEILPI; encoded by the coding sequence ATGGAAATTAAGAGCAAATTTGATCATTACAACATCAACGTATTTGATCTTCAGAAAAGTATTGAGTTTTACAACAAGGCGCTGGGATTAAAAGAGGTACGAAGAAAAGAGGCTTCTGACGGGTCTTTTATATTGGTTTACCTCGGTGACGGAGAAACCGGTTTTACCCTGGAGTTGACCTGGCTTCGCGACTGGGATCGCCCGTACAATATGGGAGATAACGAGCAACACCTGTGTGTAAGGGTTGCGGGAGATTACGACCAGATAAGGGCCTATCACAAAGAGATGGGTTGTGTTTGTTACGAAAACGAATCGATGGGGTTGTATTTTATTGTGGATCCTGACGGCTACTGGGTCGAAATCCTCCCGATATAA
- the ltrA gene encoding group II intron reverse transcriptase/maturase, giving the protein MAQPQEITYQYDLFSEQRQDVIRPFPTSETVCGASGTKAFQVKEAGEQERALTPDLMSLVLSHDNIKAAYKQVKRNKGVAGIDQMPTGDFAEWYSQHAETLQSELYNGAYQPQGVKQVEIPKPNGGKRKLGIPTVTDRIIQQAISQVLNPIYERKFSDHSYGFRPNRNAHQALKKGSEYVSEGRVIVVDMDLKTFFDVVNHDRLMYLLSTTISDKTLLWLIRKYLQSGILIDGVVSQRTEGMPQGSPLSPLLSNIVLDELDKELERRGHKFVRYADDCNIYVRSQRAGERLLASISVFIETKLKLLVNKEKSRVCPVNHTKFLGYTIQRDGSLSIANESVKRFKEKVRKLTKRNRGVNFEQIIVELEPVMRGWLNYFRHARCKRLLENIDSWIRRKLRCYRLKQCKRVITLQQFLKSHGVETWQSWILALSGKGLWCKSGCPQAHQALSNRWFNDVGLYNLSLNYARLNH; this is encoded by the coding sequence ATGGCGCAACCGCAAGAGATAACGTACCAATATGACCTGTTTAGTGAGCAGCGTCAGGATGTTATCCGCCCTTTTCCCACGAGTGAAACCGTATGTGGAGCTTCGGGAACAAAGGCGTTTCAAGTAAAAGAAGCAGGCGAACAGGAACGAGCCTTAACCCCCGATTTAATGAGCTTGGTGTTGTCTCACGACAATATCAAGGCAGCCTACAAACAGGTAAAACGCAACAAAGGCGTTGCGGGTATTGACCAAATGCCGACAGGAGATTTTGCTGAATGGTATTCTCAACATGCAGAAACGTTGCAAAGCGAACTTTACAACGGCGCTTACCAACCGCAAGGGGTAAAACAGGTCGAAATCCCGAAACCCAACGGCGGCAAACGCAAATTGGGTATCCCGACGGTAACGGACAGGATAATCCAACAAGCGATTTCCCAGGTGCTCAATCCTATTTACGAACGAAAATTTTCCGACCACAGTTATGGTTTTCGCCCCAACCGCAATGCACACCAAGCATTAAAGAAAGGCAGCGAATACGTATCAGAGGGTAGAGTAATCGTTGTAGATATGGATTTGAAAACGTTTTTCGATGTGGTCAACCACGACCGTTTAATGTATCTGCTATCAACCACCATCAGCGATAAAACGCTTTTGTGGCTGATACGCAAATACCTTCAAAGCGGTATACTGATAGACGGGGTTGTAAGCCAACGTACCGAAGGGATGCCGCAGGGCAGTCCTCTTTCACCCTTGCTGTCCAACATCGTTTTAGACGAACTGGACAAAGAGTTGGAAAGGCGGGGACACAAATTTGTTCGCTACGCGGACGATTGCAACATCTACGTACGCAGCCAACGGGCAGGCGAGAGATTGTTGGCATCGATAAGCGTATTTATCGAAACCAAGTTGAAATTACTAGTAAACAAAGAGAAAAGCCGGGTATGTCCGGTCAATCACACCAAATTCTTGGGCTATACCATTCAAAGGGATGGCAGTCTGAGCATAGCCAACGAAAGTGTAAAACGCTTTAAGGAAAAGGTACGGAAGTTAACCAAACGCAATAGGGGCGTGAATTTTGAACAAATTATTGTGGAACTCGAACCTGTGATGCGCGGTTGGCTTAACTACTTTCGGCATGCACGCTGTAAACGCCTGTTGGAGAATATAGATTCTTGGATACGGCGAAAACTTCGGTGCTATCGCTTAAAGCAATGCAAGCGTGTAATTACGCTTCAGCAATTTTTGAAAAGCCACGGTGTGGAGACTTGGCAAAGTTGGATATTGGCTCTTTCGGGGAAAGGGCTTTGGTGTAAATCGGGATGCCCGCAAGCGCATCAAGCCTTGTCCAACCGGTGGTTCAACGATGTAGGTCTTTACAATCTCTCATTAAATTATGCAAGGTTAAACCATTAA
- a CDS encoding S41 family peptidase — MKKRVTLFSILTILLLMVVSCQEKDPVVELKGELKSVSYNPDSKSFILTYNNGETESVSAMVDNTTNPPTASATLQDGTVIYTGDATIGGAATIVKDINIVSQFVYDGMSLYYLWADEVKNKRPTVADVNPESYFYKILNNIDKQHHWSWITDDIESLLAEFEGESRDAFGFQPFPLYLDESYTTVIGFIRYVFPGSPAEKAGLKRGDVIIKINGQTITVNNYTMMYGANSATTFTVLDQTFSNQREVTVIPAKLSADPVLYSNIYEIEGKKIGYLFYTNFTENYNSSLYRVFSEFKAADVTDLVLDLRYNPGGGISAASYLASLIAPEENVRNRDVLTIMSYNSYVNSIYDQYKWERKEFLGNYNSSKYPDPLGANLNLDKVYIIATSSSASASELVTFCLKPFMQVEHIGEKTSGKYTASWTIHPFDDFNKRAQPIYVASRLSSSEKEKLKNWGMQPIVGRYTDKNNNDFIATNGLVPDHLIQSQEYNTTTWKPIGDIHDYLFAKAISLITGLPYETRSTRSVNQPQFKPAELYPTSESIRRQAVIIDNPALLPSGN, encoded by the coding sequence ATGAAAAAAAGAGTTACTCTATTTTCAATCCTGACCATACTGCTGCTAATGGTAGTGTCGTGCCAGGAAAAAGATCCAGTTGTAGAGTTGAAAGGTGAATTGAAATCCGTTTCATACAATCCCGACTCTAAATCATTTATACTTACCTATAACAATGGGGAGACAGAATCGGTTAGTGCGATGGTCGACAATACGACCAATCCGCCAACTGCCAGTGCAACCTTGCAAGACGGAACCGTAATTTATACGGGGGATGCCACAATAGGTGGAGCAGCAACCATTGTAAAAGATATCAATATAGTAAGCCAGTTTGTCTATGACGGCATGTCGCTTTATTATCTCTGGGCAGATGAGGTGAAAAACAAGAGACCGACCGTGGCTGATGTCAATCCGGAGAGCTATTTCTATAAGATACTCAACAATATAGACAAACAGCATCACTGGTCCTGGATCACCGATGATATCGAATCCTTGCTGGCCGAATTTGAGGGGGAATCGAGAGATGCATTCGGTTTCCAACCCTTTCCTCTCTATTTGGACGAATCCTATACCACTGTCATAGGATTCATTCGCTACGTTTTTCCCGGTTCCCCCGCGGAAAAAGCGGGACTTAAAAGAGGTGACGTAATCATTAAAATCAACGGACAGACGATAACTGTCAACAACTATACAATGATGTATGGAGCCAACTCTGCAACAACTTTTACCGTTCTTGATCAAACTTTCAGCAATCAAAGGGAGGTTACGGTAATTCCCGCCAAACTCAGCGCGGATCCGGTACTATATAGCAACATTTACGAGATAGAAGGGAAAAAGATCGGGTACCTGTTCTATACCAACTTTACAGAGAATTACAACAGCAGCCTCTACCGGGTATTCTCCGAATTCAAAGCCGCCGACGTAACCGATCTCGTGTTGGATTTACGCTATAATCCGGGCGGAGGAATCTCTGCTGCAAGCTATCTGGCATCGTTGATTGCTCCGGAAGAGAATGTAAGAAACCGGGATGTTTTAACCATCATGAGTTACAACTCGTATGTAAACAGCATCTATGACCAGTATAAATGGGAGCGGAAAGAGTTTCTGGGGAATTACAACAGCTCAAAATATCCCGATCCGTTGGGTGCCAACCTGAACCTGGACAAGGTGTACATCATTGCCACCTCCAGCTCCGCATCGGCATCCGAACTGGTCACATTCTGCCTGAAACCGTTTATGCAGGTGGAGCATATCGGCGAGAAGACCTCGGGGAAATATACCGCATCGTGGACCATACACCCATTCGATGATTTCAATAAAAGGGCGCAACCCATCTACGTGGCGTCAAGACTCTCCTCCTCGGAAAAAGAGAAACTGAAAAACTGGGGAATGCAGCCGATAGTGGGCCGTTACACCGATAAAAACAACAACGATTTTATAGCAACAAACGGGCTGGTTCCCGATCATCTCATTCAATCCCAGGAGTACAATACCACCACCTGGAAGCCCATCGGCGATATTCATGACTACCTGTTTGCCAAGGCCATTTCGCTGATTACCGGATTACCCTATGAAACCAGATCAACGCGAAGCGTCAATCAGCCACAGTTCAAACCTGCCGAGCTCTACCCGACCAGTGAATCGATCCGCAGACAGGCGGTGATCATCGACAATCCGGCACTTCTCCCGTCCGGGAATTGA